The sequence ATTATGTACAATACATCTGTATTAAACAGCAACTCAGCACCAGCCTGATAGTATCTCTGGTGCACGACATACAGTGGAGCAATCAAGTGCACGAACCAATCCTGCTGGTAGAAGACGATCCAATTATCCAGTTATCCCTAACCACCATGCTGCGACGCGATGGCTATGCCGTTGATACTGCCCGTAATCTTGCTGAGGCACGTCAAATGATCGCTTCGCGGCGACCACGGGTCATCTTGCTCGATCTCGGTCTGCCAGACGGAAGTGGCTTTGAGCTACTGAAATGGCTGACCAAGGAACCGGATCGACCATTGATCATTGTCACCACGGCGAATGATACCCCAAAAGCCATCCTCGAGGCCATAGCACTCGGCGCGTTTGATTATCTGACCAAGCCCATCAACAGTGACATCCTTCGCTACACCATGCAGCGTGCATTGAATTATGATCAGCTTTGGCAACAGGCGCGAAACTGTGAAGAACTACAAAGTGAACTCCAGCAAACACGTCAGACCATTCGTGATATGGCTCATCATATTAGCCAAGTCTTAACAGTTATTATGGGTGAAGCGCAACTGGTTCACGAAGAGGTTACCGATCCGACACTACGCGAGAGTCTCAACCGCATTGTCCGCATGGCCGAGGATGCAGCACAGACCCTCTCGGCGCTCCGTGCGCTGCGTCTTTTAGGGGCACAAGAAAGTAATAGTGAATTGTCACATGAATAATGATCTGTTATCTATGTTGTGTATAGATAAATACCGCTCAAACCTACCCTTGATCTGCGAGGAACGTGAAGACTGCTCGAGAAATACCGGCGAAGAACGCCGTCCAGATGCGCAAAACACCCCTCAGCCGACACGGTGGCCTGGGGACGCGAGCTTCTGGCCCGCAGTGACAAGCATGACCGGTGAGCTGCCGAGCGTGTGGCTGCAAACGACCATTAAAACGGGAAGCTGTCCATCTCTGCACGCACGGCAAATGGGTTGGCAACCTGACGCACTCATTTCACTCTTCTCCTCGCCGTTACCATTGCCGAGTCGGGAAATAATGTTGAAAATCCCTCGAGGCGTGCATACTATTCAATCTTGAAAGAAAACTCCATGGAACCCTCTGCGCTGAGTAGCCTGATTCCACGTTTGTTATCTTTGAAACTTCTGCCACGCACCGGCTGGTTGCAACGTGGAGTGCGTGATGCAGAGAGTATTGCCGATCACTCATTTGGTGTGGCCGTACTCTGTCTTTTAATCGGTGATCAAATTGAAGGCATTGATCGCGGACGACTCCTCGCAATTGCACTGTTGCATGACCTGGCCGAGTCGCTGTTAGGTGATTTGCCAGCGTCGGCTACCCGTCTGCTCGGTAGTGAAACCAAGCGCAAGGCTGAACGAGACGGTCTAACGAACCTGATCGGAAATCTGGCGCGCGCTGATGAATATCTGGCGCTATGGGATGAATACGTCAACGGAACTTCCCGTGAAGCACGGCTGGTCAAGGCAATTGACCGACTGGAATTGATGGCGCAAGCGTTAGCCTACGAACGAACCGGTATTCGCGGCCTCGATTCATTCTGGCCGGACCACGACGATTGGGCAGCAGAGTTTCCCCCCGTGGCTGCATTAGCTTCTTATTTACGGGCCGAACGAAGCCGGTTGATCTAACCACCGTACAAAGGCATAGCATATGCCTGTCCTTATGACCACCCAATCCGCTTGCTCTCATCGTGTAAAGGGTGTTTGAAAAAAGCTCCTGTCCCCCGCAGGTCGCTGCCCTGCGTTGGGTGATGGGCGGTTCACCCATCGGTTGATGTATTAAGAGTCTATCCGGAATACCCTTTCGCAGAAGAAGATCGGTTGGGCGCAGCGGCGCTGCGCCCGTACATCGATCAGGTTTCATCTGCTGTACCGTGAGACGATTATTCGGATAGACTCTAAGAGCATGATCAAAAACCTGGGCTTTTGATGAGTCTCGACAATGGTACGCAATATTAGTGTTTAAGGGAACACTAGCAGACAACGCATGCGTCTCCGCAACGCGCTGGAACAGGGTTGCAACGGTTTCAGCGTCTGTGCTGCGGAGCACGCTTGGCGGTCCTCACCTTCCCCCAGCCTCCTCCCTCTCCCCGTGTGGGAGAGAAAGGGGGAAATTAAGAGCCTATCCGAAATGTCTCATTCTAGAACGTGACAGTCAGCGTTGGACGCCTCTCGCCGTCCTGATGCGACCGCTGTGGCGTCAGGGTACCCGACGGCCACCGTGCCAGGATGGGAAGCAGCGGTCACTACGCGGGATACCGACGCGATGCACTGCTATCCAGACTACACCGGTTGCAGGTTAGAATGGGAATACACGCCTCTACCTGAGCCGCAGATAGGCACTTAGTGCGCCATCCCCCCAGCCCCCCCGCATGCGTCACCCCCCAGCCCCCCCGCATGCGTCACCCCCCAGCCCCCCCGCATGCGGGGGGGGTAGTGGGGGGTCCCCCGCTCTCTCCTCTTTGCTCCTGCTATTTATAGACGTGCTGCCTCACGCATCGCCGTATCGAGATCGTACCAGAGATCATCAACATCCTCGATCCCGACACTCAGCCGTAACAATGATGGCGGTAGATGCTCTTGCCCTGCAACCGCTGCTCGCCGCTCCATTGTCGACTCAACGGCTCCCAAACTGGTTGCGTGGCGGATCAACCTGACACGCCGACAGACGGCATCGGCAAATGCAGCAT comes from Chloroflexus sp. Y-396-1 and encodes:
- a CDS encoding HD domain-containing protein, with the protein product MEPSALSSLIPRLLSLKLLPRTGWLQRGVRDAESIADHSFGVAVLCLLIGDQIEGIDRGRLLAIALLHDLAESLLGDLPASATRLLGSETKRKAERDGLTNLIGNLARADEYLALWDEYVNGTSREARLVKAIDRLELMAQALAYERTGIRGLDSFWPDHDDWAAEFPPVAALASYLRAERSRLI
- a CDS encoding response regulator, whose translation is MHEPILLVEDDPIIQLSLTTMLRRDGYAVDTARNLAEARQMIASRRPRVILLDLGLPDGSGFELLKWLTKEPDRPLIIVTTANDTPKAILEAIALGAFDYLTKPINSDILRYTMQRALNYDQLWQQARNCEELQSELQQTRQTIRDMAHHISQVLTVIMGEAQLVHEEVTDPTLRESLNRIVRMAEDAAQTLSALRALRLLGAQESNSELSHE